A genomic window from Syngnathus typhle isolate RoL2023-S1 ecotype Sweden linkage group LG18, RoL_Styp_1.0, whole genome shotgun sequence includes:
- the LOC133171410 gene encoding inactive rhomboid protein 1-like isoform X3, with protein sequence MAETGTGKKTTWLKFDIPIIQLTSDDMSTQKEPLKRQRSVSMPAENPQACLAALETSQNYLRPPLERVPSITSSKGEKKVRFERVNTIPPKGRQCPRRVSTIRRRSCIPKILTRRRSSIPKQIIRGTADWFGVSKDNDSSQRWRRRSLQHCGHLYGGLKAQVMRGMELPSQDNLSLTSTETPPPLFLPPLHPSHHHYGMPRVVDPLARGRAFRTVEEIDGIGVLPTLPNACAASLCSFSSSRSAISRLPRRRKRESVAAMSLKAASALMKGRAVGESVTGRYRRRSFLHPSFFEDDTVDFPDDLDTSFFTGEGLPDELSSYADEVFETASEAARHHLDDGDLTGSALDRNELERSHLMLPLERGWRKAKDGSLVQPKVQVNQEVMSQQRGQRITMPVKKLFAREKRPYGLGMVGRLTNRTYRKRIDSFVKRQIEDMDDHRPFFSYWITFVHLLITILAVTIHGIAPVGFSQHETVDSVLMNKGVYENVKFVQQQNFWIGPSSEALIHLGAKFSPCMRQDQEIHKLVQDKMVKERESGCCVRNDRSGCLQTLQEECSTTLALWVKWPQHPSAPYLNGKLRQYGAVCHQDPRICQEPASVSPHEWPEDITKWPVCTRYSFVNHTNLPHIDCTITGRPCCIGTKGREYCDFMQGYFHEEATLCSQVACMDDVCGLLPFLNPEVPDQFSRLWLSLFLHAGILHCLVSVLFQMTVLRDLEKLAGWLRISIIYMLSGITGNLASAIFLPYRAEVGPAGSQFGILACLFVELFQTWQILERPWRAFGKLIAISVFFFSFGLLPWIDNFAHVCGFVSGFFLSFAFLPYISFGRSDMYRKRVQICVFLLVFAALLSSLAVFFYVYPVKCDWCEYLTCIPITDKFCEKYDLNAKLL encoded by the exons ATGGCTGAGACAGGCAccgggaaaaaaacaacttggCTCAAATTTGACATCCCAATCATCCAGCTGACATCTGATGACATGTCCACACAAAAGGAG CCACTCAAACGGCAACGCAGTGTCAGCATGCCTGCAGAAAACCCTCaggcctgcctggctgccttaGAAACATCCCAAAACTACCTCAGACCTCCTCTGGAGAGGGTGCCCTCCATCACATCATCCAAGGG TGAAAAAAAAGTGCGCTTTGAGCGTGTCAACACAATTCCCCCCAAAGGCCGACAGTGCCCCAGGAGGGTGTCCACCATCCGAAGGCGGTCGTGCATCCCCAAAATACTGACTCGCCGACGTTCCTCTATACCCAAACAGATTATCAG ggGTACGGCGGACTGGTTTGGTGTGAGCAAGGACAACGACAGCAGCCagcgatggaggaggaggagcctgCAGCACTGCGGCCATCTCTATGGGGGTCTAAAGGCTCAGGTGATGAGGGGCATGGAGCTACCCAGCCAGGACAACCTCTCCCTGACCAGCACTGAgactccccctcccctctttcTCCCACCCCTCCACCCTAGTCACCATCACTATGGCATGCCGAGG GTTGTAGACCCCCTGGCTCGGGGTCGAGCTTTCCGCACGGTGGAAGAGATTGATGGCATCGGCGTGCTGCCAACTCTCCCCAACGCCTGCGCGGCCTCCCTTTGCTCATTTTCCAGCTCGCGTTCGGCCATCAGCAGGTTGCCACGGCGACGCAAACGGGAGTCAGTTGCCGCCATGAGCCTCAAAGCTGCCTCGGCATTGATGAAG GGGCGTGCAGTCGGTGAAAGCGTGACAGGACGCTATCGCAGGCGGAGTTTCCTGCACCCCAGTTTTTTTGAAGATGACACAGTGGACTTCCCTGATGATTTGGACACATCTTTTTTCACTGGA GAGGGTCTGCCAGATGAGCTCTCCAGCTATGCAGATGAAGTTTTTGAGACGGCATCCGAGGCCGCGCGCCATCATCTTGATGACGGCGATCTCACTGGAAGTGCGCTTGATAGGAACGAACTGGAGAGGAGTCACCTGATGTT GCCGTTAGAACGAGGATGGCGCAAAGCTAAAGACGGCTCACTCGTCCAACCCAAAGTGCAAGTGAACCAAGAAGTGATGAGTCAGCAGCGTGGGCAAAGGATCACAATGCCCGTCAAGAAGCTGTTCGCCCGAGAGAAGAGGCCTTACGGGCTCGGCATGGTCGGCCGTCTCACCAACCGAACGTACCGAAAGCGCATTGATAGCTTTGTCAAGAGACAGATTGAAGACATGGACGACCACAG GCCGTTCTTCAGCTACTGGATCACTTTTGTCCATTTACTGATAACCATCCTGGCTGTCACTATCCACGGCATCGCTCCAGTGGGCTTCTCACAACATGAGACTGTGGATTCG GTGTTAATGAACAAGGGTGtatatgaaaacgtgaaatttgtACAACAACAGAATTTCTGGATTGGTCCAAGCTCG GAGGCGCTAATCCATCTGGGAGCCAAATTTTCCCCTTGCATGCGTCAGGATCAAGAGATCCACAAACTGGTGCAAGACAAGATGGTCAAAGAAAGAGAGTCGGGCTGCTGCGTGAGGAATGATCGCTCGGGATGTTTGCAGACTTTGCAAGAAGAGTGTTCG ACCACATTGGCATTATGGGTAAAGTGGCCTCAGCATCCCAGTGCTCCTTACTTGAACGGTAAATTACGTCAATATGGCGCAGTTTGCCATCAGGATCCCAG GATTTGCCAGGAACCTGCCTCTGTCTCGCCTCACGAATGGCCTGAAGACATTACCAAGTGGCCA GTTTGCACGCGATACAGTTTTGTGAACCACACCAATCTTCCCCACATCGATTGCACCATCACGGGCCGGCCCTGCTGCATTGGAACCAAAGGCCG AGAGTACTGTGACTTCATGCAGGGCTACTTCCATGAAGAAGCCACTCTCTGCTCACAG GTGGCGTGCATGGATGACGTGTGTGGCCTCCTGCCTTTCCTCAACCCCGAAGTCCCAGACCAGTTTTCCCGACTGTGGCTGTCcctcttccttcatgctgg GATTCTTCACTGCCTGGTGTCAGTGTTGTTCCAAATGACAGTTCTTCGAGATCTGGAAAAGCTAGCCGGCTGGCTGCGGATCTCCATCATCTACATGCTTAGTGGCATCACAGGCAACTTGGCTTCTGCTATTTTTCTGCCTTACAGAGCGGAG GTGGGTCCTGCTGGCAGCCAGTTTGGCATCCTGGCATGTCTCTTTGTGGAGCTCTTTCAGACCTGGCAGATCCTGGAGAGGCCGTGGCGGGCGTTTGGAAAGCTGATTGCCATCTCTgtattcttcttctccttcggATTGCTTCCTTGGATAGACAACTTTGCCCATGTCTGTGGTTTTGTCTCAGGATTCTTCTTATCCTTTGCCTTCTTGCCGTATATCAG TTTTGGACGCTCAGACATGTACCGCAAGAGGGTCCAGATTTGTGTGTTCCTTCTGGTTTTTGCAGCTTTGCTCTCTTCATTGGCAGTCTTCTTCTATGTTTACCCCGTAAAGTGCGACTGGTGCGAGTACCTCACCTGCATCCCAATCACGGACAAGTTTTGCGAGAAATATGACTTGAACGCAAAACTCCTTTGA
- the LOC133171410 gene encoding inactive rhomboid protein 1-like isoform X2 produces MAETGTGKKTTWLKFDIPIIQLTSDDMSTQKEPLKRQRSVSMPAENPQACLAALETSQNYLRPPLERVPSITSSKGEKKVRFERVNTIPPKGRQCPRRVSTIRRRSCIPKILTRRRSSIPKQIIRGTADWFGVSKDNDSSQRWRRRSLQHCGHLYGGLKAQVMRGMELPSQDNLSLTSTETPPPLFLPPLHPSHHHYGMPRVVDPLARGRAFRTVEEIDGIGVLPTLPNACAASLCSFSSSRSAISRLPRRRKRESVAAMSLKAASALMKGRAVGESVTGRYRRRSFLHPSFFEDDTVDFPDDLDTSFFTGEGLPDELSSYADEVFETASEAARHHLDDGDLTGSALDRNELERSHLMLPLERGWRKAKDGSLVQPKVQVNQEVMSQQRGQRITMPVKKLFAREKRPYGLGMVGRLTNRTYRKRIDSFVKRQIEDMDDHRPFFSYWITFVHLLITILAVTIHGIAPVGFSQHETVDSVLMNKGVYENVKFVQQQNFWIGPSSALIHLGAKFSPCMRQDQEIHKLVQDKMVKERESGCCVRNDRSGCLQTLQEECSTTLALWVKWPQHPSAPYLNGKLRQYGAVCHQDPRICQEPASVSPHEWPEDITKWPVCTRYSFVNHTNLPHIDCTITGRPCCIGTKGRCEITSREYCDFMQGYFHEEATLCSQVACMDDVCGLLPFLNPEVPDQFSRLWLSLFLHAGILHCLVSVLFQMTVLRDLEKLAGWLRISIIYMLSGITGNLASAIFLPYRAEVGPAGSQFGILACLFVELFQTWQILERPWRAFGKLIAISVFFFSFGLLPWIDNFAHVCGFVSGFFLSFAFLPYISFGRSDMYRKRVQICVFLLVFAALLSSLAVFFYVYPVKCDWCEYLTCIPITDKFCEKYDLNAKLL; encoded by the exons ATGGCTGAGACAGGCAccgggaaaaaaacaacttggCTCAAATTTGACATCCCAATCATCCAGCTGACATCTGATGACATGTCCACACAAAAGGAG CCACTCAAACGGCAACGCAGTGTCAGCATGCCTGCAGAAAACCCTCaggcctgcctggctgccttaGAAACATCCCAAAACTACCTCAGACCTCCTCTGGAGAGGGTGCCCTCCATCACATCATCCAAGGG TGAAAAAAAAGTGCGCTTTGAGCGTGTCAACACAATTCCCCCCAAAGGCCGACAGTGCCCCAGGAGGGTGTCCACCATCCGAAGGCGGTCGTGCATCCCCAAAATACTGACTCGCCGACGTTCCTCTATACCCAAACAGATTATCAG ggGTACGGCGGACTGGTTTGGTGTGAGCAAGGACAACGACAGCAGCCagcgatggaggaggaggagcctgCAGCACTGCGGCCATCTCTATGGGGGTCTAAAGGCTCAGGTGATGAGGGGCATGGAGCTACCCAGCCAGGACAACCTCTCCCTGACCAGCACTGAgactccccctcccctctttcTCCCACCCCTCCACCCTAGTCACCATCACTATGGCATGCCGAGG GTTGTAGACCCCCTGGCTCGGGGTCGAGCTTTCCGCACGGTGGAAGAGATTGATGGCATCGGCGTGCTGCCAACTCTCCCCAACGCCTGCGCGGCCTCCCTTTGCTCATTTTCCAGCTCGCGTTCGGCCATCAGCAGGTTGCCACGGCGACGCAAACGGGAGTCAGTTGCCGCCATGAGCCTCAAAGCTGCCTCGGCATTGATGAAG GGGCGTGCAGTCGGTGAAAGCGTGACAGGACGCTATCGCAGGCGGAGTTTCCTGCACCCCAGTTTTTTTGAAGATGACACAGTGGACTTCCCTGATGATTTGGACACATCTTTTTTCACTGGA GAGGGTCTGCCAGATGAGCTCTCCAGCTATGCAGATGAAGTTTTTGAGACGGCATCCGAGGCCGCGCGCCATCATCTTGATGACGGCGATCTCACTGGAAGTGCGCTTGATAGGAACGAACTGGAGAGGAGTCACCTGATGTT GCCGTTAGAACGAGGATGGCGCAAAGCTAAAGACGGCTCACTCGTCCAACCCAAAGTGCAAGTGAACCAAGAAGTGATGAGTCAGCAGCGTGGGCAAAGGATCACAATGCCCGTCAAGAAGCTGTTCGCCCGAGAGAAGAGGCCTTACGGGCTCGGCATGGTCGGCCGTCTCACCAACCGAACGTACCGAAAGCGCATTGATAGCTTTGTCAAGAGACAGATTGAAGACATGGACGACCACAG GCCGTTCTTCAGCTACTGGATCACTTTTGTCCATTTACTGATAACCATCCTGGCTGTCACTATCCACGGCATCGCTCCAGTGGGCTTCTCACAACATGAGACTGTGGATTCG GTGTTAATGAACAAGGGTGtatatgaaaacgtgaaatttgtACAACAACAGAATTTCTGGATTGGTCCAAGCTCG GCGCTAATCCATCTGGGAGCCAAATTTTCCCCTTGCATGCGTCAGGATCAAGAGATCCACAAACTGGTGCAAGACAAGATGGTCAAAGAAAGAGAGTCGGGCTGCTGCGTGAGGAATGATCGCTCGGGATGTTTGCAGACTTTGCAAGAAGAGTGTTCG ACCACATTGGCATTATGGGTAAAGTGGCCTCAGCATCCCAGTGCTCCTTACTTGAACGGTAAATTACGTCAATATGGCGCAGTTTGCCATCAGGATCCCAG GATTTGCCAGGAACCTGCCTCTGTCTCGCCTCACGAATGGCCTGAAGACATTACCAAGTGGCCA GTTTGCACGCGATACAGTTTTGTGAACCACACCAATCTTCCCCACATCGATTGCACCATCACGGGCCGGCCCTGCTGCATTGGAACCAAAGGCCG ATGTGAAATCACTTCCAGAGAGTACTGTGACTTCATGCAGGGCTACTTCCATGAAGAAGCCACTCTCTGCTCACAG GTGGCGTGCATGGATGACGTGTGTGGCCTCCTGCCTTTCCTCAACCCCGAAGTCCCAGACCAGTTTTCCCGACTGTGGCTGTCcctcttccttcatgctgg GATTCTTCACTGCCTGGTGTCAGTGTTGTTCCAAATGACAGTTCTTCGAGATCTGGAAAAGCTAGCCGGCTGGCTGCGGATCTCCATCATCTACATGCTTAGTGGCATCACAGGCAACTTGGCTTCTGCTATTTTTCTGCCTTACAGAGCGGAG GTGGGTCCTGCTGGCAGCCAGTTTGGCATCCTGGCATGTCTCTTTGTGGAGCTCTTTCAGACCTGGCAGATCCTGGAGAGGCCGTGGCGGGCGTTTGGAAAGCTGATTGCCATCTCTgtattcttcttctccttcggATTGCTTCCTTGGATAGACAACTTTGCCCATGTCTGTGGTTTTGTCTCAGGATTCTTCTTATCCTTTGCCTTCTTGCCGTATATCAG TTTTGGACGCTCAGACATGTACCGCAAGAGGGTCCAGATTTGTGTGTTCCTTCTGGTTTTTGCAGCTTTGCTCTCTTCATTGGCAGTCTTCTTCTATGTTTACCCCGTAAAGTGCGACTGGTGCGAGTACCTCACCTGCATCCCAATCACGGACAAGTTTTGCGAGAAATATGACTTGAACGCAAAACTCCTTTGA
- the LOC133171410 gene encoding inactive rhomboid protein 1-like isoform X1, with protein MAETGTGKKTTWLKFDIPIIQLTSDDMSTQKEPLKRQRSVSMPAENPQACLAALETSQNYLRPPLERVPSITSSKGEKKVRFERVNTIPPKGRQCPRRVSTIRRRSCIPKILTRRRSSIPKQIIRGTADWFGVSKDNDSSQRWRRRSLQHCGHLYGGLKAQVMRGMELPSQDNLSLTSTETPPPLFLPPLHPSHHHYGMPRVVDPLARGRAFRTVEEIDGIGVLPTLPNACAASLCSFSSSRSAISRLPRRRKRESVAAMSLKAASALMKGRAVGESVTGRYRRRSFLHPSFFEDDTVDFPDDLDTSFFTGEGLPDELSSYADEVFETASEAARHHLDDGDLTGSALDRNELERSHLMLPLERGWRKAKDGSLVQPKVQVNQEVMSQQRGQRITMPVKKLFAREKRPYGLGMVGRLTNRTYRKRIDSFVKRQIEDMDDHRPFFSYWITFVHLLITILAVTIHGIAPVGFSQHETVDSVLMNKGVYENVKFVQQQNFWIGPSSEALIHLGAKFSPCMRQDQEIHKLVQDKMVKERESGCCVRNDRSGCLQTLQEECSTTLALWVKWPQHPSAPYLNGKLRQYGAVCHQDPRICQEPASVSPHEWPEDITKWPVCTRYSFVNHTNLPHIDCTITGRPCCIGTKGRCEITSREYCDFMQGYFHEEATLCSQVACMDDVCGLLPFLNPEVPDQFSRLWLSLFLHAGILHCLVSVLFQMTVLRDLEKLAGWLRISIIYMLSGITGNLASAIFLPYRAEVGPAGSQFGILACLFVELFQTWQILERPWRAFGKLIAISVFFFSFGLLPWIDNFAHVCGFVSGFFLSFAFLPYISFGRSDMYRKRVQICVFLLVFAALLSSLAVFFYVYPVKCDWCEYLTCIPITDKFCEKYDLNAKLL; from the exons ATGGCTGAGACAGGCAccgggaaaaaaacaacttggCTCAAATTTGACATCCCAATCATCCAGCTGACATCTGATGACATGTCCACACAAAAGGAG CCACTCAAACGGCAACGCAGTGTCAGCATGCCTGCAGAAAACCCTCaggcctgcctggctgccttaGAAACATCCCAAAACTACCTCAGACCTCCTCTGGAGAGGGTGCCCTCCATCACATCATCCAAGGG TGAAAAAAAAGTGCGCTTTGAGCGTGTCAACACAATTCCCCCCAAAGGCCGACAGTGCCCCAGGAGGGTGTCCACCATCCGAAGGCGGTCGTGCATCCCCAAAATACTGACTCGCCGACGTTCCTCTATACCCAAACAGATTATCAG ggGTACGGCGGACTGGTTTGGTGTGAGCAAGGACAACGACAGCAGCCagcgatggaggaggaggagcctgCAGCACTGCGGCCATCTCTATGGGGGTCTAAAGGCTCAGGTGATGAGGGGCATGGAGCTACCCAGCCAGGACAACCTCTCCCTGACCAGCACTGAgactccccctcccctctttcTCCCACCCCTCCACCCTAGTCACCATCACTATGGCATGCCGAGG GTTGTAGACCCCCTGGCTCGGGGTCGAGCTTTCCGCACGGTGGAAGAGATTGATGGCATCGGCGTGCTGCCAACTCTCCCCAACGCCTGCGCGGCCTCCCTTTGCTCATTTTCCAGCTCGCGTTCGGCCATCAGCAGGTTGCCACGGCGACGCAAACGGGAGTCAGTTGCCGCCATGAGCCTCAAAGCTGCCTCGGCATTGATGAAG GGGCGTGCAGTCGGTGAAAGCGTGACAGGACGCTATCGCAGGCGGAGTTTCCTGCACCCCAGTTTTTTTGAAGATGACACAGTGGACTTCCCTGATGATTTGGACACATCTTTTTTCACTGGA GAGGGTCTGCCAGATGAGCTCTCCAGCTATGCAGATGAAGTTTTTGAGACGGCATCCGAGGCCGCGCGCCATCATCTTGATGACGGCGATCTCACTGGAAGTGCGCTTGATAGGAACGAACTGGAGAGGAGTCACCTGATGTT GCCGTTAGAACGAGGATGGCGCAAAGCTAAAGACGGCTCACTCGTCCAACCCAAAGTGCAAGTGAACCAAGAAGTGATGAGTCAGCAGCGTGGGCAAAGGATCACAATGCCCGTCAAGAAGCTGTTCGCCCGAGAGAAGAGGCCTTACGGGCTCGGCATGGTCGGCCGTCTCACCAACCGAACGTACCGAAAGCGCATTGATAGCTTTGTCAAGAGACAGATTGAAGACATGGACGACCACAG GCCGTTCTTCAGCTACTGGATCACTTTTGTCCATTTACTGATAACCATCCTGGCTGTCACTATCCACGGCATCGCTCCAGTGGGCTTCTCACAACATGAGACTGTGGATTCG GTGTTAATGAACAAGGGTGtatatgaaaacgtgaaatttgtACAACAACAGAATTTCTGGATTGGTCCAAGCTCG GAGGCGCTAATCCATCTGGGAGCCAAATTTTCCCCTTGCATGCGTCAGGATCAAGAGATCCACAAACTGGTGCAAGACAAGATGGTCAAAGAAAGAGAGTCGGGCTGCTGCGTGAGGAATGATCGCTCGGGATGTTTGCAGACTTTGCAAGAAGAGTGTTCG ACCACATTGGCATTATGGGTAAAGTGGCCTCAGCATCCCAGTGCTCCTTACTTGAACGGTAAATTACGTCAATATGGCGCAGTTTGCCATCAGGATCCCAG GATTTGCCAGGAACCTGCCTCTGTCTCGCCTCACGAATGGCCTGAAGACATTACCAAGTGGCCA GTTTGCACGCGATACAGTTTTGTGAACCACACCAATCTTCCCCACATCGATTGCACCATCACGGGCCGGCCCTGCTGCATTGGAACCAAAGGCCG ATGTGAAATCACTTCCAGAGAGTACTGTGACTTCATGCAGGGCTACTTCCATGAAGAAGCCACTCTCTGCTCACAG GTGGCGTGCATGGATGACGTGTGTGGCCTCCTGCCTTTCCTCAACCCCGAAGTCCCAGACCAGTTTTCCCGACTGTGGCTGTCcctcttccttcatgctgg GATTCTTCACTGCCTGGTGTCAGTGTTGTTCCAAATGACAGTTCTTCGAGATCTGGAAAAGCTAGCCGGCTGGCTGCGGATCTCCATCATCTACATGCTTAGTGGCATCACAGGCAACTTGGCTTCTGCTATTTTTCTGCCTTACAGAGCGGAG GTGGGTCCTGCTGGCAGCCAGTTTGGCATCCTGGCATGTCTCTTTGTGGAGCTCTTTCAGACCTGGCAGATCCTGGAGAGGCCGTGGCGGGCGTTTGGAAAGCTGATTGCCATCTCTgtattcttcttctccttcggATTGCTTCCTTGGATAGACAACTTTGCCCATGTCTGTGGTTTTGTCTCAGGATTCTTCTTATCCTTTGCCTTCTTGCCGTATATCAG TTTTGGACGCTCAGACATGTACCGCAAGAGGGTCCAGATTTGTGTGTTCCTTCTGGTTTTTGCAGCTTTGCTCTCTTCATTGGCAGTCTTCTTCTATGTTTACCCCGTAAAGTGCGACTGGTGCGAGTACCTCACCTGCATCCCAATCACGGACAAGTTTTGCGAGAAATATGACTTGAACGCAAAACTCCTTTGA
- the LOC133171410 gene encoding inactive rhomboid protein 1-like isoform X4: MAETGTGKKTTWLKFDIPIIQLTSDDMSTQKEPLKRQRSVSMPAENPQACLAALETSQNYLRPPLERVPSITSSKGGTADWFGVSKDNDSSQRWRRRSLQHCGHLYGGLKAQVMRGMELPSQDNLSLTSTETPPPLFLPPLHPSHHHYGMPRVVDPLARGRAFRTVEEIDGIGVLPTLPNACAASLCSFSSSRSAISRLPRRRKRESVAAMSLKAASALMKGRAVGESVTGRYRRRSFLHPSFFEDDTVDFPDDLDTSFFTGEGLPDELSSYADEVFETASEAARHHLDDGDLTGSALDRNELERSHLMLPLERGWRKAKDGSLVQPKVQVNQEVMSQQRGQRITMPVKKLFAREKRPYGLGMVGRLTNRTYRKRIDSFVKRQIEDMDDHRPFFSYWITFVHLLITILAVTIHGIAPVGFSQHETVDSVLMNKGVYENVKFVQQQNFWIGPSSEALIHLGAKFSPCMRQDQEIHKLVQDKMVKERESGCCVRNDRSGCLQTLQEECSTTLALWVKWPQHPSAPYLNGKLRQYGAVCHQDPRICQEPASVSPHEWPEDITKWPVCTRYSFVNHTNLPHIDCTITGRPCCIGTKGRCEITSREYCDFMQGYFHEEATLCSQVACMDDVCGLLPFLNPEVPDQFSRLWLSLFLHAGILHCLVSVLFQMTVLRDLEKLAGWLRISIIYMLSGITGNLASAIFLPYRAEVGPAGSQFGILACLFVELFQTWQILERPWRAFGKLIAISVFFFSFGLLPWIDNFAHVCGFVSGFFLSFAFLPYISFGRSDMYRKRVQICVFLLVFAALLSSLAVFFYVYPVKCDWCEYLTCIPITDKFCEKYDLNAKLL; encoded by the exons ATGGCTGAGACAGGCAccgggaaaaaaacaacttggCTCAAATTTGACATCCCAATCATCCAGCTGACATCTGATGACATGTCCACACAAAAGGAG CCACTCAAACGGCAACGCAGTGTCAGCATGCCTGCAGAAAACCCTCaggcctgcctggctgccttaGAAACATCCCAAAACTACCTCAGACCTCCTCTGGAGAGGGTGCCCTCCATCACATCATCCAAGGG ggGTACGGCGGACTGGTTTGGTGTGAGCAAGGACAACGACAGCAGCCagcgatggaggaggaggagcctgCAGCACTGCGGCCATCTCTATGGGGGTCTAAAGGCTCAGGTGATGAGGGGCATGGAGCTACCCAGCCAGGACAACCTCTCCCTGACCAGCACTGAgactccccctcccctctttcTCCCACCCCTCCACCCTAGTCACCATCACTATGGCATGCCGAGG GTTGTAGACCCCCTGGCTCGGGGTCGAGCTTTCCGCACGGTGGAAGAGATTGATGGCATCGGCGTGCTGCCAACTCTCCCCAACGCCTGCGCGGCCTCCCTTTGCTCATTTTCCAGCTCGCGTTCGGCCATCAGCAGGTTGCCACGGCGACGCAAACGGGAGTCAGTTGCCGCCATGAGCCTCAAAGCTGCCTCGGCATTGATGAAG GGGCGTGCAGTCGGTGAAAGCGTGACAGGACGCTATCGCAGGCGGAGTTTCCTGCACCCCAGTTTTTTTGAAGATGACACAGTGGACTTCCCTGATGATTTGGACACATCTTTTTTCACTGGA GAGGGTCTGCCAGATGAGCTCTCCAGCTATGCAGATGAAGTTTTTGAGACGGCATCCGAGGCCGCGCGCCATCATCTTGATGACGGCGATCTCACTGGAAGTGCGCTTGATAGGAACGAACTGGAGAGGAGTCACCTGATGTT GCCGTTAGAACGAGGATGGCGCAAAGCTAAAGACGGCTCACTCGTCCAACCCAAAGTGCAAGTGAACCAAGAAGTGATGAGTCAGCAGCGTGGGCAAAGGATCACAATGCCCGTCAAGAAGCTGTTCGCCCGAGAGAAGAGGCCTTACGGGCTCGGCATGGTCGGCCGTCTCACCAACCGAACGTACCGAAAGCGCATTGATAGCTTTGTCAAGAGACAGATTGAAGACATGGACGACCACAG GCCGTTCTTCAGCTACTGGATCACTTTTGTCCATTTACTGATAACCATCCTGGCTGTCACTATCCACGGCATCGCTCCAGTGGGCTTCTCACAACATGAGACTGTGGATTCG GTGTTAATGAACAAGGGTGtatatgaaaacgtgaaatttgtACAACAACAGAATTTCTGGATTGGTCCAAGCTCG GAGGCGCTAATCCATCTGGGAGCCAAATTTTCCCCTTGCATGCGTCAGGATCAAGAGATCCACAAACTGGTGCAAGACAAGATGGTCAAAGAAAGAGAGTCGGGCTGCTGCGTGAGGAATGATCGCTCGGGATGTTTGCAGACTTTGCAAGAAGAGTGTTCG ACCACATTGGCATTATGGGTAAAGTGGCCTCAGCATCCCAGTGCTCCTTACTTGAACGGTAAATTACGTCAATATGGCGCAGTTTGCCATCAGGATCCCAG GATTTGCCAGGAACCTGCCTCTGTCTCGCCTCACGAATGGCCTGAAGACATTACCAAGTGGCCA GTTTGCACGCGATACAGTTTTGTGAACCACACCAATCTTCCCCACATCGATTGCACCATCACGGGCCGGCCCTGCTGCATTGGAACCAAAGGCCG ATGTGAAATCACTTCCAGAGAGTACTGTGACTTCATGCAGGGCTACTTCCATGAAGAAGCCACTCTCTGCTCACAG GTGGCGTGCATGGATGACGTGTGTGGCCTCCTGCCTTTCCTCAACCCCGAAGTCCCAGACCAGTTTTCCCGACTGTGGCTGTCcctcttccttcatgctgg GATTCTTCACTGCCTGGTGTCAGTGTTGTTCCAAATGACAGTTCTTCGAGATCTGGAAAAGCTAGCCGGCTGGCTGCGGATCTCCATCATCTACATGCTTAGTGGCATCACAGGCAACTTGGCTTCTGCTATTTTTCTGCCTTACAGAGCGGAG GTGGGTCCTGCTGGCAGCCAGTTTGGCATCCTGGCATGTCTCTTTGTGGAGCTCTTTCAGACCTGGCAGATCCTGGAGAGGCCGTGGCGGGCGTTTGGAAAGCTGATTGCCATCTCTgtattcttcttctccttcggATTGCTTCCTTGGATAGACAACTTTGCCCATGTCTGTGGTTTTGTCTCAGGATTCTTCTTATCCTTTGCCTTCTTGCCGTATATCAG TTTTGGACGCTCAGACATGTACCGCAAGAGGGTCCAGATTTGTGTGTTCCTTCTGGTTTTTGCAGCTTTGCTCTCTTCATTGGCAGTCTTCTTCTATGTTTACCCCGTAAAGTGCGACTGGTGCGAGTACCTCACCTGCATCCCAATCACGGACAAGTTTTGCGAGAAATATGACTTGAACGCAAAACTCCTTTGA